The genomic segment CAGGTGCCGGGGGAGTACGGGCAGCTGTCGCGGGCCCAGGCCGTCCCCGGGCAGCCGCAGCTCGAACCGGGTCAGGCGACGGGCGCTGTGCGCGGCCCGGCCGGCCGTGGTGAGCGTGGCCGTAACGGGCCCGGCGGTCGTGCCCCCGGTTCCGCCCAGATCAGCGGCGACCCCGCCCGGGGTGCCGCCGGCGCCGCCGTGGTGGGGGGAATCGCCGGTGCGGCCGCGGGCGCGGCTTCCGTCGGGGCCGCCCCGGTCCGTGGTGCCGGCGGGCCGGGTGACGCCAACCGCGGCGCCGCCCCGGTGCGGGGCGGGCGCAGGTCGGAAAGCCTGGACGACGCCGACAGCGCCACCCTGCGCGGTGGCCGCGGCCAGGATGACGCCGACGGCGGCGCCCTGCGCGGTGGCCGCGGTCACGACGACGCCGGCGGCGGCTTCGCTCGCAGCGGTCGTGGCCGGTTCGGCGTGGATGACGCTGACAGCGGCGAGGTTCGTGGTCGTGGCCGCTTCGACGTGGACAAGGCCGACAGCGGCGCGGTGCGTGGCGGGCGGGACGACGCGGACAGTGGCCCGCACGCCGCGGCCCCGCTGCGGGGGGCGCGGGGGGCCGCGAGCCTGGCCGATGTCGAAAGCGGTGCGGCCCACGGTGCGGCGTCCGTTCCGGGGGCGCTCGGCTCCGCCTCGGTGCGTGGGGCAGCGGGTCCGGACGGCTCGGCGCCGAAGGGCAGCACGAGCGTGCGGCCCGCCGGCGCGGCTGCGGGGGCGGCCAAGGCCGGCGCGACGGCTCGGGCCGGCGCGCCCGGGCGGGTCGTCGTCGAGACCGGCGGCGGCCCCTTGCCCGCTCAGGGCGGGTCACCGGTGGTCGGAGCCAAGGCGGCCGGAGCGGCCAAGGCGGCCGGAGCGGCCAAGGCGGGCGTGGCGGCCGGAGCGGCCAAGGCGGCCGGAGCGGCCGGAGCAGCCAAAGCAGTCGGGGCGGCCGGGGCGGCCGGGGCCACGATGGTGGCGGCGCCGGACGGGGACGAGCCCGGTGCGACCTCCGGCGGCCTCAACGGCATCCGGGAGCAGATCCGCGCCCAGCGCAAGCTGCGCGTCGTGACGCTGGTCGCGCTGGCGATCGTCGTGCTGGTCGTGCTGCCCGCGTTCTTCGGGCTGCGGTCGGCGAGCAAAGACCCGGTTTTCGGCTCGCTCGACGCGCTGAACGTGCCGTCGTGGGCCGAGCAGCAGGTCGACGACCAGGATTTCGGCAGCCAGTGGTGTTTCGAGGAGTGCCGGTTCCGCGAGCGCACCGCCGACTCGCAGCGGCCGTTCAAGGAGACGACCGCGGCCTACACGTCGGCCCTGACCGCCGCCGGGTGGCAGCCGTGGCAGGTCGAGGACTGCCCGGAGCAGGCCGTCGACCCGGCCGAGAGCACGTACAGCTGCTGGAAGCGTGACGAGTTCACTCTGGATCTGCGGGTCAGTCCGCCCGACTGCAAGATCGACCAGGTGACCGCGAACGACCCGGCCGTCGCGGGTTCGGTGGCGCCGACCGTGCCGCCTCAGGGCTCCTGCACGGGCTCCGCCGTCAGCATCAAGGTGCAGGCCGCGATCGCCGACACCCGGGGCAAACCGGACCCGGAGAAGAGCCCGTTCACCGGCGAGACGCCCGACCCGGTCATCACGGAGGACCTCCTGGAGCCGACACCCACGGCGTCGTGACGCGGGTTGTGGTCACGGACGGTAGGGTCTGCACGTTGAACCGCCCACCCGTGACCTTATGAGGGAGACGCGCCTGATGGACGCCGGAGAAATCGCAGGCCTGATCGCGGCGGGCGCCTTTCTGATGCTCGTCGTCGTGCTCGCCGTTCCGCTGCTCAAGCTGGGCCGCACCGTCGACGCCGCCACCAGGGCCATCAACGACGTGACCGACCGCACCGGCCCGCTGCTGACCGATGTCAACGAGACCGTCAAGGGCGTGAACGTCGCCCTCGGTCAGGTGCAGGTCTCTTTGGACGGTGTGAACGTCCAGCTCGGCAAGGTCGACACGATCACCGAGCACGCCGCCCACGTCACCGCCAACGTGGCCAACCTGTCCACCGTCGTGGCCGCCGCCGCGGCCAACCCGCTGGTCAAGGTGGCCTCGTTCGGGTACGGCTTGCGCAAGACCGTCCAGGCGCGCCGCAACGCCGACGAGGCTCGCGAGGTGCGCGAGACCATGAAGCAGCGCCGCAAGGCCGCCCGCCGCTAATTCGTCAGAAGGGAACCAACCCGCCATGAAGCGGCTGCTCTGGCTGGGTGTCGGCCTCGCCGTCGGCGCCATCGTCGTTCGCAAACTCACCCAGAAGGCGAACGAGTTCACCCCTACCGGCATAGCCACCTCGCTGTCGCAATCCGCTGGCGGCCTGGTCGAGTCGATGCGTAGCTTCGTGGAAGACGTGCGCGCCAACGCGGCCGAACGCGAGGAACAGATCAACAAGGCGTTCGCCGAGGGTGAGCTGTACGTCTACGAGGACGAGGACGGCCCGGACGGCCAGGAGGGGAACCGATGAAGACGGCGGAGATCAAGCGGCGCTATCTGGCGCATTTCGAGGCCAACGGGCACACGGTCGTGCCGAGTGCCCCGCTGCCCGCTATCGACGACCCCAACCTGCTGTTCATCAACGCCGGCATGGTGCAGTTCGTGCCGTATTTCCTGGGCCAGCGCACCCCGCCTTTCCCTCGTGCGGTGAGCGTGCAGAAGTGCATCCGCACGCCCGACATCGACGAGGTCGGCAAGACCTCCCGGCACGGCACGTTCTTCCAGATGAACGGCAACTTCTCGTTCGGCGACTACTTCAAGGAAGGCGCGATCAAGCTCGCCTGGGAGCTGTCGACGAACCCGGTCGAGCAGGGCGGCTTCGGGCTCGACCCGGAGCGCATCTGGCCGACCGTCTACCTCGACGACGACGAGGCGTTCGCCCACTGGAAGGCGATCGGGGTGCCCGAGTCGCGGATCGTGCGCCGCGGCAAGAAGGACAACTACTGGTCGATGGGCATCCCGGGCCCGGCCGGCCCGTGCTCCGAGCTGTTCTACGACCGCGGCCCCGAGTACGGCAAGGACGGCGGCCCCGAGGTCGACGAGGACCGGTTCATGGAGTTCTGGAACCTGGTCTTCATGCAGTACGAGATCACCGACGTGAAGTCGAAGTCGGAGTTCACGGTCGTCGGTGACCTGCCCAAGCAGAACATCGACACCGGCATGGGCCTGGAGCGCGTCGCGGCGCTGCTGCAGGGCGTCGACAACCTGTACGAGATCGACGAGGTGCGCCCGATCCTCGACCGCGCGGCCGAGATGACCGGCAAGCAGTACGGCGCGAAGTCCGGGCACATCGCGGGTGAGTCCCACCCCGACGACGTACGCCTGCGGGTGATCGCCGACCACGTGCGCACCGCGCTGATGCTGATCGGCGACGGTGTCACGCCCAGCAACGAGGGCCGTGGATACGTGCTGCGCCGGATCATGCGCCGCGCGATCCGGGCGATCCGTCTGCTCGGCTGGCAAGCGCCGGCGCTGCCCGAGCTGCTGCCGGTGGCGCGCGACTGCATGGCCCCGTCGTACCCCGAGCTGGCCGAGGAGTTCGGCCGGATCTCCACGTACGCGTACGCCGAGGAGGACGCGTTCCTGTCCACGCTGCGCGCGGGCACGACGATCCTGGACACGGCGATCAGCGACACCCGGGCCAAGGGCGGCAAGGCGCTCAGCGGCGACCAGGCCTTCCAGCTGCACGACACGTACGGCTTCCCGATCGACCTGACCCTGGAGATCGCGCAGGAGCAGGGCCTCGAGGTCGACCAGGACGGCTTCCGCCGGCTGATGGCCGACCAGCGGGCCCGCGCGAAGGCGGACGCGGCCGCGCGCAAGACGGGCCACGCCGACCTCAGCGCGTACCGGAACGCTCTGGATCTCGGTGGTCCGGTCGAGTTCACCGGTTATCAGGAGGTCTCGCGCGAGTCGCGGGTGCGGGCGCTCATCGGTGGCAGCGGCGCGGTCGAGGTGGCCGGCGAGGGTGACTTCGTGGAGCTGGTGCTCGACACCACGCCGTTCTACGCCGAGGGCGGTGGCCAGCAGGCCGACACCGGCGTGATCAAGGTCGGCGGGGGCCAGCTCGAGATCGTCGACGTGCAGCAGCCGCTGCCGGGCCTGATCGTGCACAAGGCGCGGGTGATCCGCGGTGAGGTGCGCACGGGTGAGGCGGCCGAGGCCGAGATCGACGTGACCCGGCGCAAGGCGATCTCGCGGTCGCACACCGCCACCCACCTGATCCACCAGACCATGCGCGCGTTCCTCGGCGAGTCGGCGACCCAGGCCGGTTCGCTGAACGCGCCGGGCCGGCTGCGTTTCGACTTCAACACGCCGGGGGCCGTCTCGCCCGCGGTGCTGCACGACGTCGAGCAGCAGGTCAACGAGGTGCTGCTGCGTGACCTGGAAGTCCACGCGTTCATCACCTCCCAGTCCGAGGCGCGCCGGTTGGGCGCGATGGCGCTGTTCGGAGAGAAGTACGGCGATGAGGTCCGTGTGGTTGAAGTCGGCGACTACGCGCGTGAGCTTTGTGGTGGCACGCACGTCGCCCGCTCGGGTCAGCTGGGCCTGGTGAAGATCCTCAACGAGCAGTCGATCGGCTCCGGTGTGCGCCGGGTCGAGGCGCTCGTCGGCATCGACGCGTTCGGCTTCCTGGCCAAGGAACACCTGTTGGTGGCGCGTCTGGCCGAGCTTTTCCGGGTGCCCGGGGACCAGGTCGCGGACCGGGTCGAGCAGACGGTGACCGCGCTGCGCGACGCCGAGAAGGAGCTCGAGAAGATGCGCGCGCAGATGGTGCTGGGCGGTGCGGGTACGCTCGCGGCCCAGGCCAAGGATGTGCGCGGGGTGGCCTTCGTCGGCACCGAGGCTCCCGAGGGCGCGGCCGGCAACGACGTGCGTACGCTGGCTCAGGAGATCCGCGGCAAGATCGACGCGGCTCGTCCCGCGGTGGTCGCGGTGGCGGCCCGGGCTAACGGCAAGGCGTCGCTGATCGTTGCTCTCAACGGCGCGGCCAAGGCCCGTGGGCTCTCCGCGGCCGATCTGGTCAAGGGCGCCCTGTCCGGCCGGGGTGGCGGCAACGCCGACCTCGCGCAGGGCGGTGGGCTGCCCGCCGACCAGGTGCCGGTACTTTTGGCGGCGGTCGAGAAGGCGGTGGGTGACACCGCTCAGTAGCGGTAACTACGGAGGGTGGCCGGATGAGCGCGCTGTCGCGGGGTAGGCGACTGGGCGTCGATGTCGGTAAGGTGCGCGTCGGGGTCGCGATCAGCGACCCTGACGGGATCCTGGCCACCCCCCTGGTCACGGTGCCCCGTGACATGGGTGCGGCAACCGATGCCGTGCCTAGCGACATAGCTGAGCTCGTCCGCCTTGTGGGGGAACACGAGGTGGTGCAGATCGTGGTGGGGCTCCCGGTGCGCCTGAACGGGGCCGAGGGACCCGCCGCCATCGACATCCGCGCGTACGTGGAGCGCCTGTCGGCTTCGGCCGGTGAGGTTCCGGTTGCTCTTGCTGACGAGAGGATGTCGACGGTGGTCGCAACCCGTAGGCTTGCCGAGCGTGGCGTCCGAGGGAAGCGCCAACGCGCGGTCGTCGACCAGGCGGCCGCGGTGGAGATCCTGCAGAGCTGGCTGGACGCGCAGCGGAGGCAGAGATGATCGACGAGCTGGATCTGGCGTTCGACGAGCACGCCGACAAGACGAAACCCCGGCACCGCCGGGGTCGCGGCGGCAAGAAGAGCTCGGGCAAGTCCGGCATCGCCTTTGTCATGGCTTTTGTCCTGCTTGCCGCGCTCGGCGGTGGTGTCTACTTCGGCTACAACAAGGTCAAGGACTTCTTCACGGCGGCCGATTACGACGGCGCGGGTGGCGACGCCATCCAGGTGACGATCGAGAAGAACGCGACCCTCACCGATATCGGCAACGCCCTGGTCGACGTCGACGTCGTCAAGAGCACCAAGGCCTTCGTGAACGCGGCGGACGCCAACCCCAAGGGCAAGAACATCCAGTCCGGCACGTACAACATGAAGAAGCAGATGTCGGCCGAAAGCGCCGTCACCCTGCTGCTCGACCCCAAGGCGCGGGTCACCAAGGGTGTCACCTTCCGCGAGGGTCTCACGATGATGCAGACGTTCGCTCTGCTGTCCAAGGCCACAAAGATCCCGGAAGACGACTTCGTGCAGGCCGCGAAGGACCCGGAGGCGCTGGGCATCCCCGACTTCTGGTTCAACCGGCGCGACGGCAAGCAGGCCAAGAAGACGGTCGAGGGCTTCCTCTTCCCCGACACGTACGAGTTCGATCCCAAGATGGACGCCAAGGCGATCCTCGAGGTGATGATCGGCCGCTTCCTCGACACCGCCACCGAGATCGGCTTCGTCGACACCGTGCAGAAGAATCTGTCGGTCTCGCCGTTCGAGGCGCTCGTGGTCGCCTCGCTGGCCGAGGCCGAGGCGGGCGTCCCCCAGGACCTGTCGAAGATCGCCCGGGTCGCCTACAACCGCACGTACAAGCAGCAGCCGGCCATGCCGCTGCAGTTCGACGTCACCGCGAACTACTGGCTGCAGCTCAAGGGCAGCGCGGCCAAGCACTCGGGGCAGCTCAGCCAGAAGGAACTCGACGACCCGAACAATCCGTACAACTCGGTGAGCCGGGCCGGTCTGCCCCCGGGCCCGATCGACAACCCGGGCAAGTCCGCGCTCGAGGGTGCGATGAAGCCGGCCTCGGGCGAGTGGCTGTTCTTCGTGGCCGTCGACAAGAAGGGCAACTCGGCCTTCGCCATCACCAACGAGCAGCACGACGCGAACCGGCTCAAGGCCTGCCGGAACGGCGTCCCGCTGAGCAACTGCCCGAAGTGACCGGTATGTAACTCGGGGCAACGAACCGATCGATGATTCCCTATGGTTTAGGGCATCTCGCCCACGGGGGGCGCGACTTCTGCAAAGGAGTGGTGCGTTGACTACTGTCTCCAACTGGATGAGGCGTACGGCGTTCGTCGCCGCCGGCACGGCCGCGGTCCTCGGGGTCGTCTCGACGCCGGCACTGGCTGCGGACACCCTGAGCACCACCGGCGCGTCGGGCCGCTGGTCCTACATCAGGAACGGTGACTGGAGCCTCTACGCCAAGGACCCGCTGACCGACGGCCACTGCGCCCAGTGGCAGTACAAGGCGCCCGGCGGTTCCTGGACGAACTCGCTGAACAGCGTCTGCACGAGCACCGAGACCTGGGCCGGTTCGGCCCGCTCGGGCTACCAGATCCGGATCTGCCGCACCGGCGTCTGGAACTGCTCGGGCACCCGCACGCTGTAATACGCTGCGAGTCGGCGGCCGGTCGGGTTTCCCGCCCGGCCGCCGCTGTGTTTCCCGACCTCCCGGAGTTCAGCCTGATGACCGCCATCCGCCGGGCCGCCGTGTGCGGCATGCCGATCAGCCACTCGTTGTCGCCCGTGATCCACAACGCGGGTTTCGCGGCCGCGGGGTTGTCCGGCTGGTCCTACGGCTCCTTCGAATGCGGCCAGGCCGACCTGGCCGCATTGGTCGGCGGGCTCGGCCCCGAGTGGGCCGGGCTGTCGCTGACCATGCCGCTCAAGGAGGAGGGGCTGCGCCTGGCCGCGGCGGCGTCCCCGGTGGCGGTGGCGATCGGCGCGGCCAACACCCTCGTACGCCGGGAGGACGGCAGCTGGCAGGCCGACAACACGGACGTGGCGGGCATGGTCCGGGTGCTGCGCGAGGCCGGCTTGAAGCCCGCGCCGACGGTCTCCGTGCTGGGCGGCGGGGGCACGGCGCGTGCGGCCCTGGCCGCGGCGGCCGACCTGGGCGCCTCAGCCGTCACGGTGGTGACCCGGCGCCCGGCGGCCCGCGAGGAGCTGATCCCCGTGGCGACGGCGCTGGGCCTGGCCGTCCTGAGCACACCGTGGGAGCTGGCGAGCACCGCGTTCGAGGCCGACGCCGTGATCTCGACTGTGCCCAAGGGCGCCGCCGACCATCTGGCGGGTGATGTGCCCTGGCGTGCCGGCACGGTGCTCTTCGACGCGATCTACGACCCGTGGCCGACACCTCTGGCCGCCGACGCGCAAGCCCACGGCGTACCGGTGCTGTCCGGTCTTGATCTTTTGCTGGCACAGGCGCTGAGCCAGTTCGAGCAGTTCACCGGCGTCAAACCGGCCCCGGAAGAGGCGATGCGGGCGGCTCTGCTCGCCGCGGCGGCGGCCCGTT from the Paractinoplanes abujensis genome contains:
- a CDS encoding shikimate dehydrogenase produces the protein MTAIRRAAVCGMPISHSLSPVIHNAGFAAAGLSGWSYGSFECGQADLAALVGGLGPEWAGLSLTMPLKEEGLRLAAAASPVAVAIGAANTLVRREDGSWQADNTDVAGMVRVLREAGLKPAPTVSVLGGGGTARAALAAAADLGASAVTVVTRRPAAREELIPVATALGLAVLSTPWELASTAFEADAVISTVPKGAADHLAGDVPWRAGTVLFDAIYDPWPTPLAADAQAHGVPVLSGLDLLLAQALSQFEQFTGVKPAPEEAMRAALLAAAAAR
- the ruvX gene encoding Holliday junction resolvase RuvX, giving the protein MSALSRGRRLGVDVGKVRVGVAISDPDGILATPLVTVPRDMGAATDAVPSDIAELVRLVGEHEVVQIVVGLPVRLNGAEGPAAIDIRAYVERLSASAGEVPVALADERMSTVVATRRLAERGVRGKRQRAVVDQAAAVEILQSWLDAQRRQR
- a CDS encoding DUF948 domain-containing protein, whose translation is MDAGEIAGLIAAGAFLMLVVVLAVPLLKLGRTVDAATRAINDVTDRTGPLLTDVNETVKGVNVALGQVQVSLDGVNVQLGKVDTITEHAAHVTANVANLSTVVAAAAANPLVKVASFGYGLRKTVQARRNADEAREVRETMKQRRKAARR
- the alaS gene encoding alanine--tRNA ligase, whose protein sequence is MKTAEIKRRYLAHFEANGHTVVPSAPLPAIDDPNLLFINAGMVQFVPYFLGQRTPPFPRAVSVQKCIRTPDIDEVGKTSRHGTFFQMNGNFSFGDYFKEGAIKLAWELSTNPVEQGGFGLDPERIWPTVYLDDDEAFAHWKAIGVPESRIVRRGKKDNYWSMGIPGPAGPCSELFYDRGPEYGKDGGPEVDEDRFMEFWNLVFMQYEITDVKSKSEFTVVGDLPKQNIDTGMGLERVAALLQGVDNLYEIDEVRPILDRAAEMTGKQYGAKSGHIAGESHPDDVRLRVIADHVRTALMLIGDGVTPSNEGRGYVLRRIMRRAIRAIRLLGWQAPALPELLPVARDCMAPSYPELAEEFGRISTYAYAEEDAFLSTLRAGTTILDTAISDTRAKGGKALSGDQAFQLHDTYGFPIDLTLEIAQEQGLEVDQDGFRRLMADQRARAKADAAARKTGHADLSAYRNALDLGGPVEFTGYQEVSRESRVRALIGGSGAVEVAGEGDFVELVLDTTPFYAEGGGQQADTGVIKVGGGQLEIVDVQQPLPGLIVHKARVIRGEVRTGEAAEAEIDVTRRKAISRSHTATHLIHQTMRAFLGESATQAGSLNAPGRLRFDFNTPGAVSPAVLHDVEQQVNEVLLRDLEVHAFITSQSEARRLGAMALFGEKYGDEVRVVEVGDYARELCGGTHVARSGQLGLVKILNEQSIGSGVRRVEALVGIDAFGFLAKEHLLVARLAELFRVPGDQVADRVEQTVTALRDAEKELEKMRAQMVLGGAGTLAAQAKDVRGVAFVGTEAPEGAAGNDVRTLAQEIRGKIDAARPAVVAVAARANGKASLIVALNGAAKARGLSAADLVKGALSGRGGGNADLAQGGGLPADQVPVLLAAVEKAVGDTAQ
- the mltG gene encoding endolytic transglycosylase MltG, with the translated sequence MIDELDLAFDEHADKTKPRHRRGRGGKKSSGKSGIAFVMAFVLLAALGGGVYFGYNKVKDFFTAADYDGAGGDAIQVTIEKNATLTDIGNALVDVDVVKSTKAFVNAADANPKGKNIQSGTYNMKKQMSAESAVTLLLDPKARVTKGVTFREGLTMMQTFALLSKATKIPEDDFVQAAKDPEALGIPDFWFNRRDGKQAKKTVEGFLFPDTYEFDPKMDAKAILEVMIGRFLDTATEIGFVDTVQKNLSVSPFEALVVASLAEAEAGVPQDLSKIARVAYNRTYKQQPAMPLQFDVTANYWLQLKGSAAKHSGQLSQKELDDPNNPYNSVSRAGLPPGPIDNPGKSALEGAMKPASGEWLFFVAVDKKGNSAFAITNEQHDANRLKACRNGVPLSNCPK